In Myxococcales bacterium, the following proteins share a genomic window:
- a CDS encoding tetratricopeptide repeat protein, whose translation MSRRFTPAIWASVLCLALVAPSIAVSQPAAPKAPAPASSASAAGSAAPASSGALPAASAAAVTPGAPATKAPDIKIRKGAPPPPPPSAAQLKAFEILKQEAKDYEQGAKEFRDTLTMIVRHHYEERRRRILNTLDREIGIERKGLKEARLEAIKRLEKFIALYSGDNAHPSATPDAMFRLAALYEERAREAQEGDLAAGLETAIALYRRIIDEYPQYEEMAAVHYFLGHAYTDSAKIEEGQQAWRTLVCSNRYQVKPDKKDSSKIELQPLEQDHDDKFWTDWNNKHPVPLDAGALGKGMKKKPAPKPAAKGKKDQPGGTAEEELAYRDPYPLDCKPLPQELRSGEDPRYLAEVWWQIGNNHFDQVDPNGGPYNLNRAVSAYQHSMEFKKPPVYGVSMYKLAWTYFKQQRYKTAVDEFVKLLQLADEMEAKTGDPGADFRQEAFTYIAGSLTYVDFDGPPGDLPYIPRNDVLDTEPNPVVAEEKMAIGIARVQDPALLPQDKKWTVEIYKALAQEYIEITQNRNAIATLELTLKKFPMDRDAPVMQNRVAELYDQLTRLAPENSPAKAEYSGKALEARTKLAAYVGTTPWTDANRDDPEALAQAEQLVKGGLRRAAADHTNAARIFYNKALELSNPAEQRAQIEKAVDEYRLAETGWAGFLNQDPNALDAYESKFWLADARYWVVVLQVAINRSPATAEVQRAREAAVAVRDSNEDDKYMQPTGYYVVTIAEKVLEDEYRKHEESKGAQGVQKREEIRFNGEDPNTRTVIKDPLPAQVLEAVKARDEYNARIPVDRDAKQNGLLYAFQNAEYFFVYGDFAGARPRYQALYDQYCGKNEWGYKSWDKLVSMAALERDADAATKLAQGKSCAYSEETKREEEGRRKPIMQTAAFQEAAKLFKKAEGMPDGPERQKTWRQAAAAYKTALDAAPDRDEAPEAAMNGAFAYKQVGEYDKAIEMYELFISKYGSETIIQKLKNGDPKAKPPVAAEPKKYEDRVKYLKTAYDALASSYVLFFDYPKAAATFDKISSIEHFQPNARREAARQSLSLYSSLGDQTGMQKSRDRFKNLGASPKETAEADFIIASSDLKKWDEYSPDTGGNASARKQAQNSMMNYYDANRKRSEAAQYVVHAAYHVAKTKDAVSSGDTNKWWKATMDAFDAYKKVAPSKDGKNSALGSVEAGMAAQAEYTMLDDEITKKFDYESGHHRYKGTPVKVIEAYRKDATVAKQWYDKLETIINKYVSPEWSTVAISRQGTLYDSLRTGLYNVRPPELQMFDKKQEAMLKKAEESDNPDLQEKVDAIRVKVQQAWRDARDKEINGADEIMVDRYGNAIMLSRRYNVSNPGIIHALRRLAFFTDVIGEAKMKQFTSKVKDLNYTEGMFLKMRPGQVTRPDPDGMPRPLPVLSQ comes from the coding sequence GTGAGCCGCCGATTCACGCCGGCAATCTGGGCTTCCGTCCTCTGCCTTGCGCTCGTGGCGCCGTCCATCGCCGTGTCGCAGCCTGCCGCACCCAAGGCGCCCGCGCCCGCAAGCTCGGCGTCAGCAGCCGGTTCGGCGGCCCCGGCAAGCTCGGGGGCACTGCCAGCTGCGTCGGCCGCAGCGGTCACCCCCGGTGCACCCGCCACGAAAGCTCCGGACATCAAGATCCGCAAGGGCGCGCCGCCGCCGCCGCCCCCGAGCGCCGCTCAGCTCAAGGCCTTCGAGATCCTCAAACAAGAGGCGAAGGACTACGAGCAGGGCGCCAAAGAGTTCCGCGACACGCTCACCATGATCGTGCGCCACCACTACGAGGAGCGGCGCCGCCGGATCCTCAACACCCTCGATCGCGAGATCGGCATCGAGCGCAAGGGCCTGAAGGAAGCGCGACTCGAGGCCATCAAGCGCCTCGAGAAGTTCATCGCGCTCTACAGCGGGGACAACGCCCACCCGTCAGCGACGCCGGACGCGATGTTCCGGCTCGCGGCGCTCTACGAAGAGCGCGCGCGTGAAGCCCAAGAAGGCGATCTCGCGGCGGGTCTCGAGACCGCAATCGCCCTGTATCGTCGCATCATCGACGAGTACCCGCAGTACGAAGAGATGGCTGCGGTGCACTACTTCCTGGGTCACGCCTACACCGACTCGGCCAAGATCGAAGAGGGTCAGCAGGCCTGGCGCACCCTGGTCTGCAGTAACCGGTATCAGGTCAAGCCCGACAAGAAGGACTCGTCCAAGATCGAGCTCCAGCCGCTGGAGCAGGATCACGACGACAAGTTCTGGACCGACTGGAACAACAAACACCCGGTGCCGCTCGACGCTGGCGCGCTGGGCAAGGGCATGAAGAAGAAGCCCGCGCCCAAGCCCGCCGCCAAGGGCAAGAAGGACCAACCGGGAGGGACGGCTGAAGAAGAGCTGGCCTACCGCGACCCGTATCCGCTCGACTGCAAGCCGCTGCCCCAGGAGCTGCGGTCCGGCGAGGACCCGCGCTACCTGGCAGAAGTCTGGTGGCAGATCGGCAACAACCACTTCGATCAGGTCGACCCCAACGGTGGCCCCTACAACTTGAACCGCGCCGTCAGTGCCTATCAGCACTCGATGGAGTTCAAGAAGCCGCCCGTCTACGGCGTCTCGATGTACAAGCTGGCTTGGACCTACTTCAAGCAGCAGCGCTACAAGACCGCAGTCGACGAGTTCGTAAAGCTGCTGCAACTGGCTGACGAGATGGAGGCCAAGACCGGCGACCCCGGCGCGGACTTCCGCCAGGAAGCGTTCACGTACATCGCCGGCTCGCTGACCTACGTCGACTTCGACGGGCCGCCCGGCGATCTGCCCTACATCCCGCGCAACGACGTGCTCGACACCGAGCCGAACCCGGTGGTCGCCGAAGAGAAGATGGCCATCGGCATCGCGCGGGTTCAGGACCCCGCGCTGCTTCCGCAAGACAAGAAGTGGACCGTCGAGATCTACAAGGCGTTGGCGCAGGAATACATCGAGATCACCCAGAACCGGAACGCCATCGCGACGCTCGAGCTGACGCTCAAGAAGTTCCCGATGGATCGGGATGCGCCGGTGATGCAGAACCGGGTCGCGGAGCTCTACGATCAGCTGACGCGCCTCGCGCCCGAGAACTCGCCCGCGAAGGCCGAGTACTCGGGCAAGGCCCTGGAAGCCCGTACCAAGCTGGCGGCGTACGTCGGGACGACCCCCTGGACCGACGCGAACCGTGACGATCCCGAGGCGCTCGCCCAGGCGGAACAGCTGGTCAAGGGCGGCCTACGCCGCGCGGCCGCTGACCACACCAACGCCGCGAGGATTTTCTACAACAAGGCGCTCGAGCTGAGTAACCCCGCCGAGCAGCGGGCCCAGATCGAGAAGGCCGTCGACGAGTACCGGCTCGCAGAGACCGGCTGGGCGGGCTTCCTGAACCAGGACCCGAACGCGCTCGATGCCTACGAGAGCAAGTTCTGGCTGGCGGACGCTCGTTACTGGGTGGTCGTGCTGCAGGTGGCGATCAACCGCTCGCCGGCGACGGCGGAGGTGCAGCGCGCGCGAGAAGCGGCGGTCGCCGTGCGCGACTCCAACGAAGACGACAAGTACATGCAGCCCACCGGCTACTACGTCGTCACCATCGCCGAAAAAGTCCTCGAGGACGAGTACCGGAAACACGAGGAGAGCAAGGGAGCGCAGGGCGTTCAGAAGCGGGAAGAGATCCGCTTCAACGGCGAGGATCCGAACACGCGCACCGTGATCAAGGATCCCCTCCCGGCGCAGGTGCTGGAAGCGGTGAAGGCGCGCGACGAGTACAACGCACGCATCCCCGTCGACCGCGACGCGAAGCAGAACGGGCTGCTCTACGCCTTCCAGAACGCCGAGTACTTCTTCGTCTACGGCGACTTTGCCGGCGCCCGTCCGCGCTACCAGGCGCTCTACGACCAGTACTGCGGCAAGAACGAGTGGGGCTACAAGTCCTGGGACAAACTGGTCAGCATGGCGGCGCTCGAGCGCGACGCCGATGCGGCGACCAAGCTTGCTCAGGGCAAGAGCTGCGCGTACAGCGAAGAGACCAAGAGGGAGGAGGAAGGGCGCCGCAAGCCCATCATGCAGACCGCCGCCTTCCAGGAGGCCGCGAAGCTGTTCAAGAAGGCCGAGGGCATGCCCGACGGCCCCGAACGCCAGAAGACCTGGCGCCAGGCGGCGGCGGCCTACAAGACCGCCCTCGATGCGGCCCCGGATCGCGACGAGGCGCCGGAAGCCGCGATGAACGGCGCCTTCGCCTACAAACAGGTCGGTGAGTACGACAAGGCCATCGAGATGTACGAGCTGTTCATCTCGAAGTACGGCAGCGAGACCATCATCCAGAAGCTCAAGAACGGTGATCCGAAGGCCAAACCTCCGGTCGCCGCCGAGCCGAAGAAGTATGAAGACCGCGTCAAGTACCTGAAGACGGCGTACGACGCGCTGGCCAGCTCGTACGTGCTCTTCTTCGACTATCCGAAGGCGGCGGCGACCTTCGACAAGATCAGCAGCATCGAGCATTTTCAGCCGAACGCCCGGCGCGAAGCGGCCCGCCAATCCCTCTCGCTCTACTCGAGCCTGGGTGACCAGACGGGCATGCAGAAGTCCCGCGATCGCTTCAAGAACCTCGGCGCCTCACCCAAGGAGACGGCGGAGGCGGACTTCATCATCGCCTCGAGCGATCTGAAGAAGTGGGACGAGTACAGCCCCGACACCGGGGGCAACGCCTCGGCGCGCAAGCAGGCGCAGAACTCGATGATGAACTACTACGACGCCAACCGGAAGCGGTCCGAGGCGGCGCAGTACGTGGTGCACGCGGCCTATCACGTCGCGAAGACCAAGGACGCGGTCAGCTCCGGGGACACCAACAAGTGGTGGAAGGCGACGATGGACGCCTTCGATGCCTACAAGAAGGTGGCGCCGTCGAAGGACGGCAAGAACAGCGCGCTCGGCTCGGTCGAAGCCGGCATGGCGGCTCAGGCCGAGTACACGATGCTCGACGACGAGATCACCAAGAAGTTCGACTACGAGTCGGGCCACCACCGTTACAAGGGCACGCCGGTCAAGGTGATCGAGGCCTACCGCAAGGACGCTACGGTCGCGAAGCAGTGGTACGACAAGCTCGAGACCATCATCAACAAATACGTCTCGCCGGAGTGGTCGACGGTCGCGATTTCCCGCCAGGGCACGCTGTACGACTCGCTCCGCACCGGGCTCTACAACGTGCGGCCGCCCGAGCTTCAGATGTTCGACAAGAAACAAGAGGCCATGCTCAAGAAGGCGGAGGAGAGTGACAACCCCGACCTGCAAGAGAAGGTCGACGCCATCCGCGTCAAGGTGCAGCAGGCCTGGCGTGACGCCCGCGACAAGGAGATCAACGGCGCCGACGAGATCATGGTCGATCGGTACGGCAACGCCATCATGCTGTCGCGACGCTACAACGTGTCGAATCCCGGCATCATCCACGCGCTCCGCCGGCTGGCCTTCTTCACCGACGTGATTGGCGAGGCGAAGATGAAACAGTTCACCTCCAAGGTGAAGGATCTCAACTACACCGAGGGCATGTTCCTCAAGATGCGTCCGGGCCAGGTCACGCGTCCCGATCCGGATGGCATGCCGCGCCCGCTGCCGGTTCTGTCGCAGTGA
- a CDS encoding tetratricopeptide repeat protein: MGRGAPPPRGWLFSLGVCAPRFLAVGAVLAALSVSAPASAVSASEARNRAQAAIVSVENGVGNVQKAAARANRQKLTSAQRIAAGDILFRNKDYERAIEVFSQVVELGRQGRADTASIADAQFFLGESYLKSKQYLSARRAYREILEKSSASPYDSYAGRAVSRLVDIALRTQNYDSIDEIIAKLSSLPTSDSTGSLQYARGKALYAKKDYDAARASLGNVGVSSGWAPQAQYLLGVILVKQATPTAPEAEEAKAKDEKLDQPSIVTKGSVAAIPTSRYAAAIEQFRRVTRLKAETDGQRQVIDLAWMAIGRLFYETDNFLDAADAYSHVDRKSPEFSGMLYELAWVYVRLGDYQRAQRSLEVLSITDPENLRFADGSLLRADLMLRSGQFEKALTLYKTVRSRFDPIREQVSTFLADTQDPAVYYDKLVSEQLDSEKGALSPVVIQWAREEAENDRAFAVIDDVTASRSLIKKSKRLVVKLNAVLGSGTRMRAFPELVAAMEQTLSLLNKSGQARRTLAQGMDDEAGNAGGELSRVRSERRALMKRMEYLPVTPGDFSQREASGDRQWNKVSQRLQQLELEADKLHAIVNGLKRVLKDADKFGVTSDATSRQRFQAEISANEKDLETYKKRITEYRELVDMGRVQIGFGDQRFVEDDQIRHRFRELFSREVELVVGGGDPGAADYARQIQPILRRADTVEDTLEKTKSRLEREAEAQAQSLREQVEKEAQNLEKYASDLDDLDQQARLLVGELAMKNFALVRDRLKSIVLRADVGIVQQAWELREEQLMRVRNLQRERAREEQNLNDELREVIDDAGGEL, from the coding sequence ATGGGTCGCGGAGCCCCGCCGCCGCGCGGCTGGCTCTTCTCGCTTGGCGTGTGTGCGCCGCGCTTCCTTGCTGTTGGAGCGGTGCTCGCCGCGCTGTCCGTGAGCGCGCCGGCCTCGGCCGTGTCCGCGAGCGAGGCGCGGAACCGAGCTCAAGCTGCCATCGTGTCGGTGGAAAATGGCGTCGGGAACGTGCAGAAGGCGGCCGCACGGGCCAATCGCCAGAAGCTCACCTCGGCCCAGCGAATCGCGGCCGGAGACATCCTGTTCCGCAACAAGGACTACGAGCGCGCCATCGAGGTGTTTTCGCAGGTCGTCGAGCTCGGCCGGCAAGGGCGCGCCGACACCGCGTCCATCGCGGACGCGCAGTTCTTCCTGGGTGAGAGTTACCTCAAGAGCAAACAGTACCTCTCGGCGCGGCGCGCCTACCGTGAGATCCTCGAGAAGTCGTCGGCCAGCCCGTACGACAGCTACGCGGGGCGCGCGGTCAGCCGTCTGGTCGACATCGCCCTCCGCACTCAGAACTACGACAGCATCGACGAGATCATCGCCAAGCTGAGCTCGTTGCCGACGTCCGACTCGACCGGGTCGTTGCAGTACGCGCGTGGTAAGGCTCTGTACGCAAAGAAGGACTACGACGCGGCTCGTGCGTCCCTCGGCAACGTCGGAGTGTCGAGCGGTTGGGCGCCGCAGGCGCAGTACCTGCTCGGCGTCATTTTGGTGAAACAAGCGACGCCAACGGCGCCCGAGGCCGAAGAGGCCAAAGCCAAGGACGAAAAGCTGGATCAGCCCAGCATCGTGACCAAGGGCTCGGTCGCAGCCATACCGACGTCACGCTACGCCGCGGCCATCGAGCAGTTCCGGCGTGTGACCCGGCTGAAGGCCGAGACCGACGGTCAGCGCCAGGTGATCGATCTGGCGTGGATGGCCATCGGGCGTTTGTTCTACGAGACCGACAACTTCCTCGACGCGGCGGACGCCTACAGCCACGTCGATCGCAAGAGCCCCGAGTTCTCCGGCATGCTCTACGAGCTGGCCTGGGTCTACGTGCGGCTCGGCGACTACCAGCGCGCGCAGCGCTCGCTCGAGGTCTTGAGCATCACCGATCCGGAGAACCTGCGGTTTGCCGACGGCTCGCTGCTCCGCGCCGACTTGATGCTTCGCTCCGGCCAGTTCGAGAAGGCGCTCACGCTGTACAAGACCGTGCGCAGCCGCTTCGACCCGATCCGCGAGCAGGTGAGCACCTTCCTCGCCGACACCCAGGACCCGGCCGTCTACTACGACAAGCTGGTGAGTGAGCAGCTCGACAGCGAGAAGGGGGCCCTGTCCCCGGTGGTGATCCAGTGGGCACGGGAAGAGGCCGAGAACGATCGCGCGTTTGCCGTGATCGATGACGTCACGGCGTCGCGCAGCCTGATCAAGAAATCCAAGCGCCTCGTGGTCAAGCTGAACGCGGTGCTCGGCTCCGGCACACGCATGCGGGCGTTCCCGGAGCTGGTTGCGGCCATGGAGCAGACGCTGTCGCTCCTGAACAAGTCCGGCCAGGCACGACGCACTCTGGCGCAAGGCATGGATGACGAGGCTGGCAACGCCGGCGGCGAGCTGAGCCGCGTCCGCTCCGAGCGCCGGGCGCTGATGAAACGCATGGAGTATCTGCCGGTCACGCCGGGCGACTTCTCCCAGCGTGAGGCCTCGGGTGATCGGCAGTGGAACAAGGTGAGCCAGCGCCTGCAGCAGCTGGAGCTCGAAGCCGACAAACTTCACGCCATCGTCAATGGTCTCAAGCGGGTGCTCAAGGACGCGGACAAGTTCGGCGTGACCAGTGACGCCACCAGTCGCCAGCGCTTTCAGGCCGAGATCAGCGCCAACGAGAAAGATCTCGAGACTTACAAGAAGCGCATCACCGAGTACCGCGAGCTGGTGGACATGGGACGGGTCCAGATCGGCTTCGGCGACCAGCGTTTCGTCGAGGACGACCAGATCCGACACCGGTTCCGGGAGTTGTTCAGCCGCGAGGTCGAGCTGGTCGTCGGGGGCGGGGACCCGGGCGCTGCCGACTACGCACGTCAGATCCAGCCCATCCTCCGGCGGGCGGATACGGTCGAGGACACCCTCGAAAAGACCAAGTCGCGCCTGGAGCGCGAGGCCGAGGCGCAGGCCCAGAGCCTGCGCGAGCAGGTCGAGAAAGAGGCGCAGAACCTCGAGAAGTACGCCAGCGATCTCGACGACCTGGACCAGCAGGCACGGCTGCTCGTCGGTGAGCTGGCGATGAAGAACTTCGCGCTCGTTCGAGATCGGCTCAAGAGCATCGTGCTTCGAGCGGACGTCGGCATCGTCCAACAGGCCTGGGAGCTGCGTGAAGAGCAACTGATGCGGGTCCGAAACCTCCAGCGTGAGCGGGCCCGCGAAGAACAAAACCTCAACGACGAGCTGCGAGAAGTGATCGATGACGCCGGAGGTGAGCTGTGA
- a CDS encoding glycosyltransferase family 39 protein, which translates to MSATEAEQSADRDPPKASVEQAAPAAELAPVAARPGAAARLSRWLPLLAFLLLFASLFGPLRASGIWDPFELRVADLSRRIALTLLGATGLGIEGATNSVPTLGELSRGQLPFTSIALGFKLFGLHEWAGRLPLALWGVVGALATYALVARLADRVAGAFSVLALATMPLFFLHARTMLGDIVTMSSLAVAAAGLGIATFDRELSPVRRSGWLVLGLAGLGAGFGARGVLLGVATPAVGIGLGWALLRSRPGAIGQRFRDGIGACCLALGVTALVVGLRVLGRAGDDPAQFSQLLGASVKPTRMLPTYDTVIAYLGHGLFPWSAVLPFAIGRLFRPPHGVDPRAAESETALRIILILIATLTFGVQALSASVVGLLPFAGVCMLAAIAGVSLRDFDRGAPGSRTLAMGVAAFAILFYEDLKTYPEKGLSAFVVDDPRFPDSFKEPAHTLLKIATLALLVGFCGAFYETTSAKARRFSREEYLAWPKLSKSLWSGNLWFSFLVSEAALVGYAVLTWASRSFFHWKQFDQVGPLGRQLASFGYIALPVLVYVLPAAALFARDLLREIFVRAPVSRATVATFSVALSGSVLSFAYYPKLTAQISPKEVFDSYKTHAKAGEALGIVGVGTGAATYYAGRNVPTFENANAAFTWLTEATDRRWLVLRSGDLPQVNSLFRGMPSAPGNVPVLDARSSEILLLSNQLGPGEKNENPFANWVLDRAPTPRMPMDANLGGQLDVLGWEVSDLSGNALDSVVPQKQYQFRTYYKVVASISGNWETFIHIDGFQRRFNGDHPTLESKYPFHLWRVGDFIVDVYPFSLEPNFTPGDYDVFFGLFIGSRRLEVKRGRHNDNRLEGGHLRVR; encoded by the coding sequence ATGAGCGCAACGGAAGCCGAGCAAAGCGCGGACCGCGACCCGCCGAAAGCGAGCGTGGAGCAGGCCGCCCCCGCCGCGGAATTGGCGCCGGTCGCCGCGCGGCCGGGCGCCGCTGCGCGCCTGAGTCGCTGGCTGCCGCTGCTCGCGTTCCTGCTGCTCTTCGCGAGTCTGTTCGGACCCCTCAGGGCGAGTGGCATCTGGGATCCCTTCGAGCTGCGCGTGGCGGATCTCTCGCGGCGGATCGCGCTGACCCTGCTGGGCGCCACCGGCCTCGGCATCGAGGGCGCAACCAACTCCGTCCCCACGCTGGGTGAGCTCTCGCGCGGTCAGCTCCCGTTCACCTCCATCGCCCTCGGTTTCAAGCTCTTTGGTCTGCACGAGTGGGCTGGGCGCCTGCCCCTTGCCCTCTGGGGAGTCGTGGGTGCGCTCGCGACGTACGCGCTCGTCGCGCGCCTGGCCGATCGCGTGGCCGGCGCATTCTCCGTGCTGGCTCTAGCGACGATGCCGCTGTTTTTCCTGCATGCACGCACCATGCTGGGCGACATCGTCACGATGTCGTCGCTGGCGGTTGCGGCCGCGGGCCTGGGGATCGCGACGTTCGATCGGGAGCTGAGTCCGGTGCGCCGCAGCGGCTGGCTCGTGCTCGGGCTCGCGGGGCTGGGTGCGGGTTTTGGCGCGCGCGGAGTGCTGCTCGGTGTGGCCACGCCGGCGGTGGGAATCGGTCTTGGTTGGGCGCTCTTGCGCAGCCGCCCAGGTGCGATCGGCCAGCGCTTTCGCGATGGCATCGGCGCGTGCTGCCTCGCGCTCGGCGTGACCGCGCTGGTGGTGGGGCTGCGGGTGCTCGGCCGAGCCGGCGACGATCCAGCCCAGTTTTCTCAGCTCCTGGGCGCATCGGTGAAGCCAACCCGCATGCTCCCGACCTACGACACGGTCATCGCCTACTTGGGGCACGGGTTGTTCCCCTGGAGCGCGGTGCTGCCGTTCGCGATCGGGCGCCTGTTCCGGCCACCCCATGGTGTCGACCCGCGCGCGGCGGAGTCGGAGACGGCGCTCCGCATCATCCTGATCTTGATCGCTACCTTGACGTTCGGCGTGCAGGCCCTTTCGGCGTCCGTGGTCGGCCTCTTGCCGTTTGCCGGCGTGTGCATGCTGGCCGCGATCGCCGGTGTGTCGTTGCGGGATTTCGATCGGGGTGCCCCAGGCTCCCGCACGCTTGCCATGGGCGTCGCGGCCTTTGCAATCCTGTTTTACGAGGACCTGAAGACCTACCCCGAGAAGGGCCTCTCGGCCTTCGTGGTCGACGATCCCCGCTTCCCGGACAGCTTCAAGGAGCCGGCGCACACGCTGCTGAAGATTGCGACCCTCGCGCTGTTGGTCGGGTTCTGCGGCGCGTTCTACGAGACGACCTCCGCGAAGGCTCGGCGCTTCTCGCGTGAGGAGTACCTGGCCTGGCCCAAACTCTCGAAGTCGCTCTGGTCCGGTAACCTCTGGTTCTCCTTCCTCGTGTCCGAGGCGGCGCTGGTCGGTTACGCCGTGCTGACCTGGGCCAGTCGCTCGTTCTTCCACTGGAAACAGTTCGATCAGGTCGGCCCCCTCGGGCGACAGCTCGCCAGCTTTGGTTACATCGCGCTGCCGGTGCTCGTGTACGTGCTCCCGGCCGCCGCGCTGTTCGCGCGGGACCTGCTGCGCGAGATCTTCGTGCGCGCGCCGGTCTCCCGCGCGACCGTCGCGACCTTCTCGGTGGCGTTGTCCGGCAGCGTGCTGTCCTTCGCTTACTACCCCAAGCTCACCGCGCAGATCTCACCCAAGGAGGTCTTCGATTCCTACAAGACCCACGCCAAGGCCGGTGAGGCGCTGGGCATCGTCGGCGTCGGGACGGGGGCCGCGACCTACTATGCCGGGCGCAACGTGCCGACCTTCGAGAACGCGAATGCCGCGTTCACCTGGCTCACCGAGGCAACCGATCGACGTTGGCTGGTGCTGCGCTCCGGCGATCTGCCGCAGGTCAACTCCCTGTTCCGGGGTATGCCCAGCGCACCCGGGAACGTGCCGGTGCTCGACGCGCGCTCCAGCGAGATCTTGCTGCTGTCGAACCAGCTCGGACCCGGCGAGAAGAACGAGAACCCGTTCGCCAACTGGGTGCTCGATCGCGCGCCCACGCCGCGCATGCCGATGGACGCCAACCTCGGCGGGCAGCTGGACGTGCTCGGCTGGGAGGTCAGTGATCTGTCGGGCAATGCTCTGGACTCGGTGGTGCCACAGAAGCAGTACCAGTTTCGCACTTACTACAAGGTTGTCGCCAGCATCTCGGGCAACTGGGAGACCTTCATTCACATCGACGGCTTCCAGCGCCGTTTCAACGGCGACCACCCGACCCTCGAGAGCAAGTACCCGTTTCACCTGTGGCGGGTCGGGGACTTCATCGTGGACGTCTACCCGTTCTCGCTCGAGCCGAACTTCACGCCTGGGGACTACGACGTGTTCTTTGGGCTGTTCATCGGCAGCCGCCGGCTGGAGGTCAAGCGCGGGCGCCACAACGACAACCGACTGGAGGGTGGGCACCTCCGGGTCCGCTGA
- a CDS encoding TIGR02266 family protein, with amino-acid sequence MGDDDDPPDFSERRLRSDRRSADRFEVVWSVDCETDETFLYASITNISELGIFVRTNEPLQVGTRLTLRFSEPRSSETFVLSGVVQWVNPLHLLAENLNPGMGIRFVELAPDERERIVDIIRTIAYVRDAAKN; translated from the coding sequence GTGGGCGACGACGACGATCCCCCGGACTTCTCGGAGCGGCGCCTGCGCTCCGATCGCCGCAGCGCGGATCGGTTCGAGGTCGTCTGGTCCGTCGACTGCGAGACCGACGAGACCTTTCTGTACGCGTCGATCACCAACATCTCCGAGCTGGGGATCTTCGTGCGTACGAACGAACCGCTACAGGTTGGAACGCGCTTGACCTTGCGTTTCTCCGAGCCGCGCTCGAGTGAGACCTTCGTGCTCTCGGGTGTGGTGCAGTGGGTCAACCCGCTGCACTTGCTGGCCGAGAATCTCAACCCGGGCATGGGGATCCGTTTCGTGGAACTGGCGCCGGACGAACGCGAGCGCATCGTCGATATCATCCGGACCATCGCTTACGTGCGCGACGCCGCGAAGAACTGA
- a CDS encoding RNA polymerase sigma factor → MATARGETTDEMLMVRYQRGDREAFAELVRRHKTPIYNFVLRQVRQTNTAEDVTQDVFMRVVQSASEFKHEARFSTWAYTIARNLCVDHLRKQSHRRHPSLDQPITANGEESRPLLESVADAHPRASVERSAAAGEMAGRIVEAVERLPEDQREVFLLREIGNLPFKEIADITGVGENTVKSRMRYALDRLQEALSDFEEYARALR, encoded by the coding sequence ATGGCGACTGCACGAGGCGAGACGACGGACGAAATGCTCATGGTGCGCTACCAGAGAGGCGACCGTGAGGCGTTCGCGGAGCTGGTGCGGCGACACAAGACGCCAATCTACAACTTCGTGCTGCGCCAGGTACGCCAGACCAACACCGCGGAAGACGTGACTCAGGACGTCTTCATGCGCGTCGTGCAGAGCGCCAGCGAGTTCAAGCACGAGGCGCGATTTTCGACCTGGGCCTACACCATCGCGCGAAACCTGTGTGTCGACCACTTGCGCAAACAGAGCCACCGCCGGCACCCGTCGCTGGATCAACCCATCACCGCCAACGGCGAGGAGTCTCGCCCGCTGCTCGAGAGCGTCGCGGACGCCCACCCCCGGGCGAGCGTGGAGCGCAGCGCGGCCGCGGGGGAAATGGCCGGCCGCATCGTGGAGGCCGTCGAGCGGCTACCCGAGGACCAGCGCGAGGTCTTTCTGCTGCGCGAGATCGGCAACCTGCCGTTCAAAGAAATCGCCGACATCACCGGTGTCGGTGAGAACACGGTCAAGAGCCGCATGCGGTATGCGCTCGACCGCCTGCAAGAGGCACTGAGCGACTTCGAGGAGTATGCGCGCGCATTGCGCTGA